CGAGGCCGCCCGACAGCCCGATCAGCCAGCGCGTCTCGAACCCGCCGGAGGGGAGCGGGATGTCCTGACGGCGCGGGGTCAGTTCCAGCTCTTGCTCCGTTCCGTCGCGCCACAGCGTCAGCGTCACGGGGCTGCCATCGCCTTGGCCGATGCTGTCGCGAAGTTCGTTGAAGGACCAGACGGGACGGCCGTCGAATGCGGTGATCACATCCCCCGCTTTCACCCCGGCGTCCGAGGCGGCCGACCCCGGCGCGACCGAGGTGACGGCAGCCGGGAACGGGAACGGACCGTCGAAGCGCAGATCGGCGCCTGCACGTTCCACTACATAGGGAACGGTGGGGACCGGCGGCAGATCCTGTGCAACCTCGGCAAAGGCCGTAAGGTCCGGCGTGTCCTGTCCGTTCAGGGAGAGGATGCGATCGCCCGGCTGAAGCGTCTGCTCCGTTCCCGGCAGATCCTGAACCCGCGCCACGATGGGCTCGTCGATGGCGATGCCGGACCAAAGGGTGAAGGCGAAGAAGATCGCGATGGCCGACACGAAGTTGAAGATCGGCCCCGCCGCCACCGTCGCCGTCCGCGCCCAGAGCGGGGCACCGTGCAGCGTGCGCCGCCGTTCGGCCTCTGGCAGCGCGGTAAGGTCCGCCGTTCCCGGCCCCGAGGCCGCGTCCGCATCGCCCTTGAACCGCACATATCCGCCCATGGGCAGCGCCGCGATCTGCCAGCGTGTGCCGCGCCGATCCACCCGCGATGCGATCACCGGCCCGAACCCGAGCGAGAACACATCCGCCTCGATCCCGCACAGGCGACCGACGATGTAATGACCGTATTCGTGGATCGTCACGATGATGGATAGCGCGACGACAAACGCCGCGAGCGTCCAGAGTACCCCTCCGAACTGCGGCAGCAGACCAGCCAGATCCATGTCAGCCCTCCTTGGCCACCTCGGCCGCCCTGCGGCGCGCCTCGGCATCGGCCTCCATCACATCGTCCAGCGAGGACGCAGGACGGGCGAGCGCATTGCGCCCCGCCATCCGCGTCAACGTTTCCTCTACGATGACGGCCATGCGGGGGAAGGCAATCGTCCCCGCGATGAAGTGATCGAGCGCGATCTCCTTGGCAGCGTTGAAGGCCGCACCGAAAAGACCCCGAGCCTCCATCACGCCGCGCGCAAGGCGAAGCGCCGGAAAGCGTTGTTCGTCAGGCGCTTGGAACGAAAGGTTCGCAATCTTCGCGAGGTTCAGGCGCTCCACCGGAACCGAACCGCGACCCGGCCAGTGCAGCGCGAAACCGATGGCGTGGCGCATGTCGGGCGGGCCGAGATGCGCCATTATGCCGCCGTCGCAGAACCCGACCAGCGCATGGACGATGGATTGCGGATGGACCAGAACCTCGATCCGCGCGGGATCGATGTCGAAGAACTCGCGCGTTTCGATCAGTTCCAGCGCCTTGTTGAACATGGAGGCGCTGTCGATGGAGATCCGCTGCCCCATGGACCAGTTCGGATGGGCCACCGCCTCGTTCAAGGTGGCCGCGGCGATCCGCTCTTCCGACCAATCGCGGAACGGCCCGCCCGAGGCGGTGATGATGATCCGCTCCACGCAGGCCGGATCCTCGCCGAGGAGCGCCTGAAAGACGGCGGAATGTTCGCTGTCCACGGGAACGATGGTCGCCCCGGCGTCGCGCGCGGTCTGCATCAGCAGCGGACCTGCCGCGACGAGGCTTTCCTTGTTCGCAAGTGCCAGAGTGCCGCCATGGCGCAGCGCCGTCAGCCCCGGAAGAAGGCCCGCCGCCCCGACGATCGCCGACATGACCCAATCGGCCGGGCGATCGGCTGCCTCGGCGATGGCCTTCGAACCGGCGGCGACGGCCACATCGCTCCCGGCAAGCGCGTCGCGCAGGACCGGCAGGCATTCCTCATGGGCGGTGACGGCAATCTCGGCCCGCAACTCGCGCGCCATTTCGGCCAGCCGGGCGACGTTGCGCCCGCCGGTCAGCGCGACGGTGCGGAACCGCTCGGCCCCGCCCTGACGGCGGATCAGGTCGAACGTACTTTCGCCGATGGAGCCGGTGGCCCCGAAAATCGAAATGCTGCGCATGGATCAGAGGCTGTCCGGAATGGGCAAGGGAAACAGGAGGCTGAGAAGCATGATCGCCACGACCGCCCCGATCAGCGCGTCGAACCGGTCCAGCACGCCGCCATGCCCGGGGATGAGGCTGGAGCTGTCCTTGATCCCGGCCCGGCGCTTGATCCAGCTTTCGGCGATGTCACCAAGCTGGCCCGCAAAGGCGACGACGGGCGACAGCAGGATCAGCTGCCACGGCTCGTTCTGCGCGACAACGAAGATCGCACCGATCACCGCCGCACCAACCCAGCCGCCGATCGTGCCCGACCATGTCTTGTTCGGGCTGACGCGCGGCCAGAATTTCGGCCCGCCAAGGCTGCGCCCGACGAAATAGCCCATCACATCCGACACCACGACCAGCGCGATCAGCCAGACGATGACGGCCGTCCCCGCCTCGGATCGAAGATCGATCAGAGTGTAGCCGGAAATCAGGATGGCGAAGGTATAGACCGCCGCCACCTTGTGATGCCGCGACAGCAGCGCCGCCGCGACGGACGGCACGAACAGCAGGACCACCCGCACCGCAACCGGCGTCTGCAGGATCGCCAGCAGCGTCACCGCCGCCAGCAGCCCAAGGCCGATGGGCACCCATGTAGCGCGCGGGTTCTGCATCCGCGCAAGTTCCCACGTCATCAGCCCCGTAAGCAGGATGACGAGCCACGCGAAGGTCACGCCGCCCATCCACACCTCGACTACGCCGACGAGCAGCATGATCGCGGCCGAAAGCATCCGCTTGGGAAGATCGCCCCAACGTCCGTGTTTCTTCGCGGGTTTCATGCGTGCCGAACACCGCCGAAACGGCGATCGCGATTGCCGAACCGCTCCACGATGCGCGCCAATTCGTCCGGCGTGAAATCGGGCCAGAGCGTCGGCGTGAATTCGTATTCCGAATAGGCGCATTGCCACGGCAGGAAGTTCGAGGTCCGCGTCTCGCCGGAGGTGCGGATCACGAGGTCCGGGTCGGGAATGCCGCCGGTGTCGAGCGCGGCCGAAAGCCCCGCCTCATCCAGCGCGTCGGGCGCAAGCCGCCCTTCGGCCGCGTCGCGCGTCAACTGGCGGACCGCGCGCAGGATCTCGTCCCGGCCGCCGTAATTGATCGCCACGGTCAGGTTCAGGCGCGACAGGTGAGCGGTCCGCTCCTCGATGCCGCGCATCAGGCCCTGCAACTTGCCATCCAGCCGACCGCGATTGCCGATGAAGCGCATGCGCACGCCCTCGGCGGCAAGGCGGTCGGCCTCCCGCTCGATATAGCGCGCGAAAATACCCATCAGACCAAGGACTTCCTCGGTCGAGCGTTTCCAGTTCTCGGTCGAGAACGCGTAGATCGTCAGCCACTCGATCCCCAGATCGGGGGCGCAGCGGACGATCTGCTTCACACGTTCGGCCCCCTTGCGGTGACCGACCAGCCGGGGCCAGCTGCGGTTCGTGGCCCAGCGGCCATTGCCATCCATGATGATGGCGACATGGCGCGCCCCGTCCTGATGCTTGCCGGCCACGAAAGCCCTCCCACGATCAGACAGGCCGTCAGACCTGCATGATCTCCTGCTGTTTCTGTTCCAGCGCCTTGTCCACGTTCGCGATGGCCTTGTCGGTCAGCGCCTGCACCTCGTCCGCCCACATCTTCTGGTCGTCCTCGGACATGCCGGCGGCCTTGGCTTTCTTGATCTGGTCCATGCCGTCGCGGCGCACGTTGCGGATCGCGACGCGCGCATGTTCGGAATACCCGGCCGCGACCTTGGTCAGTTCGCGGCGGCGTTCTTCGTTCAGTTCCGGGATCGGAAGGCGGATCAGCGGGCCGTCCACCACGGGGTTGATGCCGATACCGCTTTCGCGGATCGCCTTTTCCACCTTGGAAATCATGCCCTTGTCCCAGACGTTGATGACGACCATCCGCGGCTCGGGGACGTTGACCGTGCCTAGCTGGTTGATCGGCGTCGACTGGCCATAGGCTTCGACCTGGATCGCGTCGAGGATCGAACCCGAGGCCCGGCCCGTCCGCAAGGAGGCAAACTCCACCCGCAGGGCAGCCAGAGCGCCGTCCATGCGCCGCTCGATCGCGTCGAGATCGATCTCCAGATCGTCAGACATCATTCTTCCTTCCCGTAAAACGAAGCGTCCGGCGTGTCCTTATCAGGCCCCTACCGGATGGTATAGTCTCAGCCATGCACGTGGGTATAGGTACCCTCGCCGCGCAGGATACCACAGAATCCGCCCGGTTCATCCAACGAGAAGACGATGATTGGCAGGTGGTTGTCCCGCGCCAGCGCGATGGCGGATGCGTCCATGACGCCGAGATGCTTTTGCAGCACCTCGTCATAGCTGACCTTGTCGTACCGGCGGGCATCGGCGAACTTGGCCGGGTCCTTGTCATAGACCCCATCGACCTTGGTGCCCTTGAAGATCGCCTGACAGGCCATCTCGTTCGCGCGCAGCGTCGCGGCGGTGTCGGTCGTGAAATAGGGGTTGCCCGTTCCGGCGGCGAAGATGCAGACGCGCTTCTTCTCCAGATGGCGGACGGCGCGGCGGCGGATATAGGGCTCGCAGACCTGATCCATCGGAATGGCGCTGATGACGCGGGTGTGGATGGACAGCGCCTCCAGCGCCGCCTGCATCGCCAGCGCGTTCATCACCGTGGCGAGCATGCCCATGTAGTCGGCGGTCGTCCGTTCCATCCCCTGCGCCGAGCCTTGGAGGCCGCGGAAGATGTTGCCCCCGCCGATCACCATGCAGATCTCGACCCCGAGATCATGGACCGATTTCACCTCTTGCGCGATGCGCGCGACGGTGGGCGGATTGAGGCCGAAGCCCTGATCGCCCATCAACGCCTCGCCCGAAATCTTCAGCATGACGCGCTTATAGGCAACGGGAGACGGAGATTGATCAATCATGGCGGGCTTTCGTGTTTGACTTGCCGTGAAAATGTCCGAAAACGCCGTCGGATACAACCGGGAGCCGCCGTTGATGGTAAGGATAGGCGTAAATATTCCGGCGGACCGCCACGTCCTGATCGCCGGCCCGACCGCCAGCGGCAAATCGGCGCTGGCGGCAGAGATCGCGGCGCGGCATGGCGGGACCATCGTGAACGCCGACGCCCTTCAGGTGTTCTCCAACTGGCGGCTGCTGACGGCACGGCCAAGCGCCGAGGAGGAAGCTGCGCTGCCCCATGCCCTCTATGGCCATGTGGGGCGCGATCAGCCCTATTCCGCAGGCCATTGGTTGCGCGATCTGCGCCCGATCCTCGAAACCGGCCGCGCGATCATCGTGGGTGGTACGGGACTGTATTTCTCATCCCTTATCATCGGCTTGGCGGACATTCCTGATGTACCGCCTGAGATACGCCACCATGCCGATACCTTAGCCTTGGAGGAGATGATCGCCCGCCTCGACCCGCCGACCGCCGCGAAGATCGACCTGCGCAACCGTGCCCGCGTTCAGCGCGCATGGGAGGTGCTGACCGCGACGGGCCGTGGCCTGTCGGACTGGCAGGCCGATACGGGCCCGCCGCTTCTGCGCCGCACGGACGTGGAGGCGATCGTCCTGCGCCCCGATCCCGACTGGCTGCGCGCCCGCATCGACCGGCGGTTCGATGCGATGATGCAGGCCGGGGCGCTGGACGAGGTCCGGGCGGAACTGCCGCATTGGAACCCCTCCCTCCCATCGTCGCGCGCAATCGGAGCGCCGGAGCTTGTGGCCCATCTGCGGGGGGAACTGACGCTGGCGGATGCCGTGCAGCAGGCCAAGATCGCAACCCATCAATATGCGAAACGTCAGCGGACATGGTTCCGCAACCGGATGAGGGATTGGCACAGCGTCGCGCTTCCCTGATGCTGGCCTTTCCCGCAGCCACACTAGATCATCGCGCATGACCCATCCCGCCGCCCGTCATCACGCCGCCGACCACCTCGCCGGACGAATCAACCGGCGGGAGTTTCTGTCCCATGCCACCGCGCTCGGCGTCTCGGTGCCCGTCGCCTATGGGCTGATCGGGCTGCGCAGTCCCGCGCGCGCCGCAGGGCCGGCCCCCGGCGGCACCCTGCGCATGGCGATGTCGGCGCTGCCCCTCTGCGATCCGCGCATCGCCGATTGGCCGGAGATCGGGAATGTCCTGCGCGGCTGGTTGGAGCCGCTGGTGCAGTACAACCCCGACGGCACCTTCACCGGCGCGCTGCTGGAGAGTTGGGCCTATGCCGACGATGCGCGCACCCTGACGCTGCATCTGCGCCCCGGCATCCGGTGGAGCAATGGCGATCCCTTCACCGCCGCCGATGTGGCCGCGAACCTGCGCCGATGGGCCGATGCGGGCGTGCCGGGCAATGCGATGGCCGCCGTGACGGCGGCGCTGCAAACCGATGGGCGGCTCAATGAGGATGCGGTGGCGATTGCCGACGATCTGACGCTGACCCTCACCCTCGGCTTTCCCGATGCGACCCTGATCGCGAGCTTTGCCGAATACACCGCGCTGCTGGTCCATCCCGCCTATGACGGGGCGGACCCCTCGGTCGATCCGGTCGGCACGGGGCCGTTCCTGCCGGTTCAGATCGAACCCGGCACCCGCCATGTGCTGGAGCTCGATGTTGCCCGCCCGTGGTGGGGCACCGAGGTCCTTGGCGGGCCATGGTTGGACCGGATCGAATATGTGGACCTCGGCACCGATCCCGCGCGTGCCGCCGTCGCCGCCCGTGCGGGCGAGATCGAGGCCGTCGATCAGACCATTGGCCGCGCCACCTCGGAACTGGACGATCTGGGATGGGAACGCAGCGAATGCCCCTCGGCGGCGACGCTGGCCATCCGCTTCAATCAGCGCATGCCGCCTTATGACGACCGGCGCGTGCGGCTGGCGATCCAGAAGATCGTCTCCAACGCCGTGGTTCTAGAAATCGGCTATGCCGGTCAGGGCGAGATCGGCGAGAACCACCACGTTGCCCCCCTTCAGCCCGACTACAGCCCGATCGGCCCGGCCGAGTTCGACACCGAGGCCGGCCTTGCCCTGCTGCGCGAAGCGGGGATGGAGGGGGAGGAGTTCACGCTCACCTCGCTCGATGACGAATGGCAGGCCCTAAGCTGCGATGTCGTCGCGGCGCAGATGGTGGATGCGGGTCTGACCGTGACGCGGCAGATCCTACCGGGGCGCGACTATTGGCCGAATTGGCGGGGCTTCGCCTTTTCCGCCACGAACTGGAACATGCGTCCGCTAGGGGTGCAGGTCCTGCGCCTTGCCTATCAAAGCGGGTCGGTCTGGAATGAAACGGGCTTTGCCGATCCCGCCTTCGACGAGGCGCTGCGCGATGCGCTGGCCATCGTCGATGCGGAGGAACGGCAGAGCGTCATGCAGCGGCTGGAGACGATGCTGCGCGATCAGGGCGTGCTGATCCAGCCGTTCTGGCGCCGCCTTGCGCGGCATGTCCACCCCCGCGCGCATGGGATGGACATCACGCCGGTGCTGGATCACCGCCACCACGAATGGTGGCTGGAGCCTGCGCCCGCCCCTTAGGGCTTGCGCTTGTCGAGGTGCTTGCGCAGCCGAGAGGGCGTGCCGAAGTTCTTCTTGTCCTTGTAGGGGTTCTTGTCGCCCTGCCCGCGCAGCGTCAGACGGATCGGCGTGCCGGGCATGTCGAAGTGATCGCGCAGCCCGTTCACCAGATACCGTTTGTAGCTGTCCTGCATCATGTCCGGATGGCTGCACATGACGATGAAGCCCGGCGGACGAGTTTTCACCTGCGTCATGTAGCGCAGCTTGATCCGGCGGCCGCCGGGGGCCGGCGGCGGGTGCGCCTCGGTCATGGCACCAAGCCACGAGTTGAGCCGCGCCGTCGGAATACGGCGGTTCCAGATGTCATGGGCGCGCAGGATCGCCTCGCGCAGACGCTCCAGCCCGCGGCCGGTCTTGGCCGACACGGTGATCAGCGGCGCACCGCGCAGCTGCGGCAGCAGGCGTTCGAACATTTCCTTCAGTTCGAACAGCTTGTCCTGCTTGTCATCCTCCAGATCCCATTTGTTCACGGCGATGACGACGGCCCGGCCCTCGGTCTCGGCGAAATCGGCGATGCGCAGATCCTGCTGCTCGAACGGGATCTCCACGTCCAGAAGCACGACCACAACTTCGGCGAAGCGCACGGCGCGCAAACCATCGGCGACGGACAGCTTTTCGACCTTGTCGCTGATCTTGGCCTTCTTGCGCATGCCTGCGGTGTCGAAGATGCGGATCGGCGTGCCGCTCCAGTCGGCGCGGAGCGAGATGGCATCGCGCGTGATGCCAGCCTCCGGCCCCGTCAGAAGACGGTCCTGCCCGATGATCTTATTGATCAGCGTCGATTTGCCGGCATTCGGGCGACCGATCACGGCAATCTGCAGGGGATGCTTCTCCGTCGGCTTGTAGGCCTCGGGATCGTCCTCCTCCTCGGAGCCTTCGGGAACGTCCACATCCACGACCGGCGCATCCGCCAGTGCGCGTTCGACGAAACCGTCCGCGATGGGCACGAGGATGCGATAGAGATCGTCCATCCCCTCGCCATGCTCGGCCGAAAGGCGCACCGGCTCACCGAGGCCGAGGCTCCACGCCTCGATCGCCCCGGCATCGCCGGCCTTGCCTTCGGCCTTGTTCACGGCCAGCACCACATGCGCGTTCTTGCGGCGCAGGATGTCGGCGAACATCTCGTCCTGCGGGGTCACCCCCACACGGCCGTCGATGACGAACAGGCAGATATCGGCCATTTCCACGGCCCGCTCCGTCAGGCGGCGCATCCGCCCCTGAAGGCTGTCATCGGTCGCGTCTTCCAGCCCCGCCGTGTCGATCACGGTAAAGCGGAGGTCGATCAGCTTGGCGTCGCCCTCGCGCAGATCGCGCGTGACGCCGGGCTGATCGTCCACGAGCGCAAGGCGCTTGCCGACCAGCCGGTTGAACAGGGTCGATTTGCCCACATTGGGGCGACCGACGATGGCGAGGGTGAAGCTCATGCCCGTCTCCTTCCGAAGGATGGGTGCTTACACCCTTGCGCACTCAGCGGAAAGCGTGAATCGCGCCGTCGCCGGATTCCACGTAGATCGCGCCCCCCGCCACGGCCGGCTGCGCCGCCGCCCCGTCCGGGATCGCGACCGAACCGACAAGCGCGCCGCTGACCGGATCGAAGAACCGCAGCAGCCCATCGCTGGAGGCGACGACGATTCGCCCGCCCGCGATGACCGGCCCGTAATGGGCGGTGATGGAGCTGCGCTTGCGGACTTTCTCGGCCTCGAAATAGGGCATCGGCACAGACCAGATGGTTTCCCCCGTCCGAGCGTCGAGCCGCACCAGATGCGCCTCGTCGGATACGAGGAAGACCGAGTTCCCGCCCACGGCCACGGGGCCATAGGCCCCTTCCTTCGCGGCCCAGATCCGCTCACCGCTGGAGCGGTCCAGCGCGACGGTGCTGCCCGCTTGGTTGCCGACATAGACGACCGAGCCGTTCACGACCGGATCGGAGGTGATGTCCGGGATCAGGCCATAGCTGCGGCCCCGGCGCTGCCCGGCCACGGCGCTCGTCCAGACCCGCGAACCCGATTGCTGACGCACCGCCAGCACCTGCCCGGTGGAGAAGGGAAGGATCACCTCCGCGTCCGACACCGCCGGGGATGCCGTGCCGATCATGCCCGCCACTTCCGACGTTCCGGTGACCGTCCATTCCACCCGACCATTGGCCAGATCGACGGACCATGCCGTGCCGTCCCGCGCCACGACATAGACGGAGTTTCCGTCCACCGTCGGCGCACCGATCGCCGGGGCGCCAAGGTCCTGCCGCCACTGGATCGCGCCGGTCGCCGCATCGAGTGCGATCAGCTCGCCATAGCCGGTCGTCGCAAGGATGCGCCCGCTGCCATAGGCCAGCCCCCCGCCCGAGATGTCGGAGCGTTCGCCCGCCGGGCGCAGCGAGGTTTTCCACAGCAGCTGCCCCTCGGTCGAGACGGCGGCCAGATGCGCATCGGAATCCATGCCGAAGACACGCCCCTGCGCCACGACGGGCGCCGCGGCGATGCGCGCACGTTCGATGTTGCCGGCGCCGATATCCACGCTCCAGATGCGCTGCGGCGCGGCGCTGAGGGCACCGTTGCCCGCAAGGTGGCGGGCATTGCCGCCGCGATGCGTCCAATCGGTGCTGGTCTGCGCCGGGAGCGAGATCGGCAATGCCCGGTTCGCAACCGTCGCGGTGCCGCCCACGGGGGACGGGTTGGACGCGGTCGGCAGGCTTGCCTCCAGCGGGGCGCGCACATCGAACCGCTCGCCCGGCAGGGTGTCATCCTTCTGACAGGCCGCCACGCTCAGGGCCGCCAGCGTCATCAGGGCCGTCGTCGCCTTCATCATCCGCATCACTCCTCAGCCGGCTTCGGTGGTTGAACCGCCGAGGGCGGTGATGACCTGCGCAACGCGCTGGCGCAGATCCTGCGGGGCCTGCTGATCGGTCAGCAGCGCACGCAGACCTTCGATGGCGGCATCGCGGTCGCCGCCCTCCAGATCGAGATAGGCCAGAAGCTCCAGCGCCAGCGGGCGATAGGGCTGCCCCGGCCCGGAGATCGGGCGCAGCAGAGCGCGGCGCTCCTCCACGCTCAGATCGCCCCCGGCGACCACGACCTTGCGCAGCACGGCCAGATCGTGGAACTGCGGCGACAGCCCGTCCATCCCGATCACCCGGTCGAGCGCGGCCAGCGTCGCGGCCTTGTCCTGTTCGGGGTCCGAGGCCTGCATCAGCCCTACGAGGGCCCCGCGTTCGCCACTCGCATCGACCGCGTCCAGCGCGCTGCGGCGCGTCGCCGGATCATCGGCGTCCAGCGCGGCAAAGAGCGTATCGCCCAAGGCCCGCGCCTCGGCGGTGTCGGTCCGGTCCTGCCATTCGGTCCATGCCACGCCGCCGGCAATGGCCACGACGGCAAGCACCGCGATCCAGCCAAACCGCTTCGCAGCGTTGAACAGTTTCTCGCGACGCAGCTCGTCGGCCACCTCGTTGATGAAGTTGTCGGAGTTGCTCACGAAAACCGCCCCCTTATCCTTGCTTCCTCTTACACAATATGCAGGCGCATTGCCAAGGGCGGTCCGCCCTCCTACGCCTCTTCGGCGGACTGATGCGCCCAGAGGCGGGCATAGCGGCCGCCGAGGGCCAGAAGTTCCTCGTGCCGGCCCTCCTCCACGACGCGGCCCTCCTCCATCACCAGGATGCGGTCCGCATCGGCGATGGTGGACAGACGGTGCGCGATCGTCACCACCGTGCGCCCCTGCGACATCAGGCGCAGACTGTCCTGAATGTCCCGCTCCGTCTGGGTGTCGAGCGCAGAGGTCGCCTCGTCCAGCAGCAGGATCGGCGGGTTCTTCAGCATAGTGCGGGCGATACCGACGCGCTGCTTCTCGCCGCCCGACAGCTTCAGCCCACGCTCGCCCACGGTCGTCTCGTAGCCATCGGGCAGAGACATGATGAAATCGTGAATGCGCGCCGACCGGGCGGCGGCATGGATCGCCTCTTCGGAGGCGTCCGCACGGCCATAGGCGATGTTGTAGCGGATGGTGTCGTTGAAGAGCACGGTATCCTGCGGCACGACGCCGATCTGGGCGTGCAGACTGTCCTGCGTCACGGCGCGCAGATCCTGCCCGTCGATGCGCACGGCGCCGCCCGTCACGTCATAGAAACGGAACAGCAACCGGCCGACCGTGGATTTCCCCGCGCCCGACGGGCCGACGAGGGCGATGGTCTGGCCCGGTTCGGCCCGGAAGGACAGACCGCGCAGGATCGGACGTTCGGGCGAATAGCCGAAGGTCACATCGTCGAACTCCACCGCGCCGCCGACGACGTGCAGATCGGGCGCGCCGGGGCGATCCTCGATCTCGGCGGGCTGGCGCAGAAGGCCGAACATCTGCCCCATATCCACCAGCGCCTGCCGAATTTCGCGGTACACCGTTCCCAGAAAGCCGAGCGGCATGGTGATCTGGATCATGTACGCATTGACCATGACGAAATCGCCCACGGTCAGCGTGCCCGCCGTCACCCCGCGCGCCGCCATCACCATCACCGCCACGAGGCCCGTTGTGATGATCGCACCCTGCCCCATGTTCAGCAGCGACAGGCTTTGTCCGGTGCGCACCGCAGCGTGCTCATAGCCCGCCATCGCGGTGTCGTAGCGCGACGCTTCGCGCAGCTCGGCCCCGAAATACTTCACCGTTTCGAAGTTCAGCAGGCTGTCCACGGCCTTCTGATTGGCGTCGTTGTCCATGTCGTTCATCTCCTGCCGGATACGAACGCGGATCTCCGTGACCTTCAGCGTATAGGCGACATAGGCCGCCACCGTGGCCAGCACGACGGCCATATAGGCAAAGCCGAACACCACCCAGAAGATGATGGCGACCAATAGCAGCTCGAGAATCAGCGGCCCGATGGAGAAGATGAGGAAACGCAGGAGGAACTCCACCCCCTTCACCCCACGCTCCACGATGCGCGAGAGGCTGCCCGTGCGCCGCATGATGTGATAGCGGAGCGAGAGGCGGTGGATATGCGTGAAGGTTTCGAGCGCAAGCTGCCGCAGCGCACGCTGCCCGACCCGCACGAAGACGAGATCGCGCAACTCGCCAAACGCGATCGCGCCGAAGCGGGCGATGCCATAGGCCACCGTCAGCGCGACCGCGCCCAGCACCGCAGGCGGGGCATCCCCGCCAAGCGCATCGACCGCCGCCTTGTAGACGGCGGGCGTGGTCACCGAAACGATCTTGGCCAGCACCAGAAGGCACAGCGCGATCACCACGCGGCGTTTGACCCAAGGCTGATCCTTGGGCCAGATGTAGGGAAGAACGCGGGCGATGGTCTGCCAGCCGCTGCTTTTGACATCAAGGCTCATGCCCTGTGTCTTAGGGGAGCGGCACCGCGATGACCAGTGCCTTGGCGCGCGATCCCGCGATCTGTAGGCTGCGCCCAACAACAGGAGAAACGAATGTCCCCGAGCTTATCCGTCTGCGTCTTCTGCGGCTCCCGCCCCGGGAATCGCCCGTCCTACATGGAAGCCGCCCGGCAGACCGGCGAGATGATCGCCCGGCGCGGCTGGCGCCTTGTCTATGGTGCGGGGGATGTCGGCCTGATGGGCGAAGTGGCGCGCGGCGCGGCCGATGGAGACACGCTCGGCGTCATTCCTCAGCATCTGATGATACGCGAACAGGGCCGCCGCGCGGTGTCGCAGTTCATCGTCACCGACAACATGCATGTCCGCAAGACGGTCATGTACATGAACTCCGACCGGATCGTGGTGCTTCCGGGCGGCGCGGGATCGCTGGACGAATTTTTTGAGGTGTTGACATGGCGGCAGATCGGCCTGCATGACAAGCCGATTTACCTATTGAATA
This DNA window, taken from Falsirhodobacter algicola, encodes the following:
- a CDS encoding phosphatidate cytidylyltransferase, whose product is MKPAKKHGRWGDLPKRMLSAAIMLLVGVVEVWMGGVTFAWLVILLTGLMTWELARMQNPRATWVPIGLGLLAAVTLLAILQTPVAVRVVLLFVPSVAAALLSRHHKVAAVYTFAILISGYTLIDLRSEAGTAVIVWLIALVVVSDVMGYFVGRSLGGPKFWPRVSPNKTWSGTIGGWVGAAVIGAIFVVAQNEPWQLILLSPVVAFAGQLGDIAESWIKRRAGIKDSSSLIPGHGGVLDRFDALIGAVVAIMLLSLLFPLPIPDSL
- the rseP gene encoding RIP metalloprotease RseP — its product is MDLAGLLPQFGGVLWTLAAFVVALSIIVTIHEYGHYIVGRLCGIEADVFSLGFGPVIASRVDRRGTRWQIAALPMGGYVRFKGDADAASGPGTADLTALPEAERRRTLHGAPLWARTATVAAGPIFNFVSAIAIFFAFTLWSGIAIDEPIVARVQDLPGTEQTLQPGDRILSLNGQDTPDLTAFAEVAQDLPPVPTVPYVVERAGADLRFDGPFPFPAAVTSVAPGSAASDAGVKAGDVITAFDGRPVWSFNELRDSIGQGDGSPVTLTLWRDGTEQELELTPRRQDIPLPSGGFETRWLIGLSGGLVFTPETRTPGPVEALSVSVSQLGTIITTSLSGLWHMITGSISTCNLQGPIGIAESSGAAASAGAQSFIWFIAILSVAVGMMNLFPIPALDGGHLVFYAVEAVLRRPPSPRVLQVLMTAGVAAILSLMVFALTNDIFCP
- the frr gene encoding ribosome recycling factor, producing the protein MSDDLEIDLDAIERRMDGALAALRVEFASLRTGRASGSILDAIQVEAYGQSTPINQLGTVNVPEPRMVVINVWDKGMISKVEKAIRESGIGINPVVDGPLIRLPIPELNEERRRELTKVAAGYSEHARVAIRNVRRDGMDQIKKAKAAGMSEDDQKMWADEVQALTDKAIANVDKALEQKQQEIMQV
- the miaA gene encoding tRNA (adenosine(37)-N6)-dimethylallyltransferase MiaA — translated: MVRIGVNIPADRHVLIAGPTASGKSALAAEIAARHGGTIVNADALQVFSNWRLLTARPSAEEEAALPHALYGHVGRDQPYSAGHWLRDLRPILETGRAIIVGGTGLYFSSLIIGLADIPDVPPEIRHHADTLALEEMIARLDPPTAAKIDLRNRARVQRAWEVLTATGRGLSDWQADTGPPLLRRTDVEAIVLRPDPDWLRARIDRRFDAMMQAGALDEVRAELPHWNPSLPSSRAIGAPELVAHLRGELTLADAVQQAKIATHQYAKRQRTWFRNRMRDWHSVALP
- the uppS gene encoding polyprenyl diphosphate synthase — translated: MDGNGRWATNRSWPRLVGHRKGAERVKQIVRCAPDLGIEWLTIYAFSTENWKRSTEEVLGLMGIFARYIEREADRLAAEGVRMRFIGNRGRLDGKLQGLMRGIEERTAHLSRLNLTVAINYGGRDEILRAVRQLTRDAAEGRLAPDALDEAGLSAALDTGGIPDPDLVIRTSGETRTSNFLPWQCAYSEYEFTPTLWPDFTPDELARIVERFGNRDRRFGGVRHA
- the pyrH gene encoding UMP kinase — its product is MIDQSPSPVAYKRVMLKISGEALMGDQGFGLNPPTVARIAQEVKSVHDLGVEICMVIGGGNIFRGLQGSAQGMERTTADYMGMLATVMNALAMQAALEALSIHTRVISAIPMDQVCEPYIRRRAVRHLEKKRVCIFAAGTGNPYFTTDTAATLRANEMACQAIFKGTKVDGVYDKDPAKFADARRYDKVSYDEVLQKHLGVMDASAIALARDNHLPIIVFSLDEPGGFCGILRGEGTYTHVHG
- the dxr gene encoding 1-deoxy-D-xylulose-5-phosphate reductoisomerase, which codes for MRSISIFGATGSIGESTFDLIRRQGGAERFRTVALTGGRNVARLAEMARELRAEIAVTAHEECLPVLRDALAGSDVAVAAGSKAIAEAADRPADWVMSAIVGAAGLLPGLTALRHGGTLALANKESLVAAGPLLMQTARDAGATIVPVDSEHSAVFQALLGEDPACVERIIITASGGPFRDWSEERIAAATLNEAVAHPNWSMGQRISIDSASMFNKALELIETREFFDIDPARIEVLVHPQSIVHALVGFCDGGIMAHLGPPDMRHAIGFALHWPGRGSVPVERLNLAKIANLSFQAPDEQRFPALRLARGVMEARGLFGAAFNAAKEIALDHFIAGTIAFPRMAVIVEETLTRMAGRNALARPASSLDDVMEADAEARRRAAEVAKEG